A genomic window from Erythrobacter sp. BLCC-B19 includes:
- a CDS encoding cytochrome P450: protein MNKPEGNVFAPETLIDPFDYYRAIHEAGIAIEHLEGMNTWVVYSYDLCSEAAAKPEIFSNDFTALMGREADEDIQAILAEGWPDLPTLLTADHPVHTRNRKLVNLAFSAPRVNAIEADMRQKSIDLIEAFADRGHCEFVEEFGVPLPVAMIAGQIGLDDDPKRVKRWSDAAVDRFSQMVDHERKLECARSLVEFQHYMKGLIDDRRANGGNDLLTDLVEARVEGETPLSDPEIMSLMQQFMVAGNETTTSTLAGGLLQLIRNPDQMAKAKAAAGGRDPKVIMNLVEEALRYETPTAGMWRIVKQDTELGGMKIPNGAVVQLRYAAANRDPSKFPDPDRFDIERANARTHLSFGKGPHMCVGNMLSRKEMLVAFDELLERLDNFAVADEKEIRILPNILLRGVTHLPITFTRKA from the coding sequence ATGAACAAGCCTGAAGGCAATGTCTTTGCGCCCGAAACGCTGATCGATCCGTTCGACTACTACCGCGCCATCCACGAAGCCGGGATCGCGATCGAGCACCTCGAAGGCATGAACACCTGGGTCGTCTATTCCTACGACCTGTGCAGCGAAGCGGCGGCCAAGCCCGAGATTTTCTCCAACGACTTCACCGCGCTGATGGGCCGCGAGGCCGACGAGGACATTCAGGCGATCCTCGCGGAAGGCTGGCCTGACCTGCCCACCCTGCTCACCGCCGATCATCCGGTGCACACCCGCAACCGCAAGCTCGTCAACCTCGCCTTCTCGGCCCCCCGCGTGAATGCGATCGAGGCCGATATGCGGCAGAAGTCGATCGACCTGATCGAAGCCTTTGCCGACCGCGGCCACTGCGAATTCGTCGAGGAATTCGGCGTGCCGCTGCCGGTGGCGATGATCGCCGGGCAGATCGGGCTTGATGACGATCCCAAGCGCGTCAAGCGCTGGTCGGATGCCGCGGTCGACCGCTTCAGCCAGATGGTCGATCATGAGCGCAAGCTCGAATGCGCGCGCAGCCTCGTCGAGTTCCAGCACTATATGAAGGGCTTGATCGACGACCGCCGCGCCAATGGCGGCAATGACCTCCTCACCGATCTGGTCGAAGCCCGCGTCGAGGGCGAGACGCCCCTCAGTGATCCCGAGATCATGTCGCTGATGCAGCAGTTCATGGTGGCCGGCAACGAGACCACCACTTCGACGCTCGCGGGCGGCCTGCTCCAGCTGATCCGCAATCCCGACCAGATGGCCAAGGCCAAGGCGGCCGCCGGGGGGCGCGACCCCAAGGTCATCATGAACCTCGTCGAAGAGGCGCTGCGTTACGAAACGCCGACCGCAGGGATGTGGCGGATCGTCAAGCAGGACACCGAGCTTGGGGGGATGAAAATCCCGAACGGTGCGGTGGTGCAGCTGCGCTATGCCGCAGCCAACCGCGACCCTTCGAAGTTTCCCGATCCCGACCGCTTCGACATCGAACGCGCCAATGCCCGCACCCACCTCAGCTTCGGCAAGGGGCCGCATATGTGCGTGGGCAATATGCTCTCCCGCAAGGAAATGCTGGTCGCCTTCGACGAGCTGCTCGAACGGCTCGATAACTTCGCGGTCGCGGACGAGAAGGAAATCCGCATCCTCCCCAACATCCTGCTGCGCGGTGTCACCCACCTGCCGATCACCTTCACGCGGAAAGCCTGA
- a CDS encoding acyl-CoA dehydrogenase family protein: MNFDLSEEQQMFVTSVERFAAPIDVEARRKLRLSPTGYDRGRWQSLAEMGLIALAAGEDAGGMAGSPVDLALVCEAIGKANAPDPLLEHGILPALLLERGGAGAVLDGVLSGESLVTFAWTERGQRYSLKAKGMKADAAGDGFTLTGEKTMVMGALMADLFIVTADLGGETACFLVPRDAPGLEVRAYRLADGSIAGEIKLTRTPASAKLGLDPAALDGIVADLRLYAAAEMVGLGQRLLDDTLAYVKEREQFGVAIGSFQALQHRLVDCYAKEEQARSMLYRAALADRADTAKWHKAAAGAKAYIGENVDAIAREAVQMHGGMGITDELAIGHALKRVLVLARLFGDVDTVLAEYALAA; this comes from the coding sequence ATGAATTTCGACCTTTCCGAAGAACAGCAGATGTTCGTGACCTCGGTCGAGCGCTTCGCTGCGCCGATCGATGTCGAAGCGCGGCGCAAGCTTCGCCTGTCGCCCACCGGCTATGATCGCGGTCGCTGGCAAAGCCTTGCCGAGATGGGCCTGATCGCGCTCGCCGCGGGCGAGGATGCGGGCGGCATGGCGGGTTCGCCGGTCGATCTGGCGCTGGTGTGCGAGGCCATCGGTAAGGCGAACGCGCCCGATCCGCTGCTCGAACACGGCATCCTGCCCGCCCTGCTGCTCGAACGCGGCGGCGCTGGCGCGGTGCTAGACGGCGTGCTGTCGGGCGAGAGCCTCGTCACCTTCGCGTGGACGGAACGCGGGCAGCGCTACAGCCTCAAGGCCAAGGGGATGAAGGCCGACGCCGCCGGGGACGGTTTCACCCTCACTGGCGAGAAGACGATGGTGATGGGCGCGCTGATGGCCGACCTGTTCATCGTCACCGCCGATCTTGGCGGGGAGACCGCCTGCTTCCTGGTGCCGCGCGATGCGCCCGGTCTGGAAGTGCGCGCCTATCGCCTCGCGGACGGCAGCATCGCGGGCGAGATCAAGCTGACCCGCACGCCAGCGAGCGCGAAGCTGGGGCTCGATCCGGCAGCGCTCGATGGCATCGTGGCCGACCTCAGGCTCTATGCGGCAGCGGAAATGGTGGGGCTCGGCCAGCGCCTCCTCGACGACACGCTCGCCTATGTGAAAGAGCGCGAGCAGTTCGGCGTTGCGATTGGTTCCTTCCAGGCTTTGCAGCACCGCTTGGTCGATTGCTACGCCAAGGAAGAGCAAGCCCGATCAATGCTTTACCGCGCAGCATTGGCCGACCGTGCCGACACCGCAAAGTGGCACAAGGCGGCGGCCGGGGCCAAGGCCTATATCGGCGAGAACGTCGATGCCATCGCCCGTGAGGCGGTGCAGATGCATGGCGGCATGGGGATCACCGACGAGCTGGCCATTGGTCACGCCCTGAAGCGCGTGCTGGTGCTCGCGCGGCTGTTCGGCGACGTCGACACCGTGCTTGCGGAATATGCGCTCGCGGCATGA
- a CDS encoding Zn-ribbon domain-containing OB-fold protein codes for MGEKIDPNLWSDGAQPHLMGGRLPSGQIVFPMPVGDAAEGVEPYKLSRRGTLWSWTSQGFLPKEPYEGPGSGPGEGPPDFQPFLLGYVELPGEVIVESRIVDARLEDLHLGMELEFCIVPFNARYDTFAFRPATASESKAA; via the coding sequence ATGGGCGAAAAGATCGACCCGAACCTGTGGAGCGACGGGGCGCAGCCGCATCTGATGGGCGGCAGGCTGCCTTCGGGCCAGATCGTCTTTCCGATGCCTGTGGGCGATGCGGCGGAAGGCGTGGAGCCCTACAAGCTGTCGCGCCGCGGCACGCTGTGGTCGTGGACGAGCCAGGGCTTCCTGCCCAAGGAGCCCTATGAAGGCCCAGGCTCCGGCCCCGGCGAAGGCCCGCCCGATTTCCAGCCATTCCTATTGGGCTATGTCGAGCTGCCCGGCGAAGTGATCGTCGAGAGCCGCATCGTCGACGCGCGATTGGAAGACCTCCATCTCGGCATGGAGCTCGAATTCTGCATCGTGCCGTTCAACGCGCGCTACGACACCTTCGCCTTCCGTCCTGCCACCGCCAGCGAAAGCAAAGCCGCATGA
- a CDS encoding thiolase family protein has protein sequence MSENVYIIGAGIHPFGRTDSRSGREQGVYAVREALADAGLEWPDIECAYGGSAAAGNADIMVNELGLTSLPFTNVANGCATGGSALAASQQAIASGMYDLALAVGFDKHPRGAFNAKPSDYGLPEWYGQTGMMLTTQFFALKIQRYMQLHGISRTTLGRVAEKAFRNGTITPHAWRRSPVDLDTIMNAPMINDPLTKYMFCSPAEGAVALILASEKKMKELGADGVKIRAVSVKTRPPNSFEVFQAGISIEEGGKPTVLASKAAFEKAGIGPEDISVAQLQDTESGAEIMHMAENGFCKDGEQEEWLANGWTEIGGGKLPVNTDGGCLACGEPIGASGLRQVYENVTQLRGRAGERQVPGKVRFGYSHVYGAPGLSGVAILERE, from the coding sequence ATGAGCGAGAACGTCTATATCATCGGCGCCGGGATCCACCCCTTCGGCCGCACCGACAGCCGCTCGGGCCGCGAACAGGGCGTCTATGCCGTGCGCGAGGCGCTCGCCGATGCGGGCCTCGAATGGCCCGACATCGAATGCGCCTATGGCGGCTCGGCAGCGGCGGGCAATGCTGACATCATGGTCAACGAGCTGGGGCTGACGAGCCTCCCCTTCACCAACGTCGCCAATGGCTGCGCCACCGGCGGCAGCGCGCTCGCGGCCTCGCAGCAGGCGATTGCGAGCGGGATGTATGATCTCGCGCTCGCGGTCGGCTTCGACAAGCACCCGAGGGGCGCGTTCAACGCCAAGCCATCCGACTATGGCCTGCCCGAATGGTACGGCCAGACCGGGATGATGCTGACGACGCAGTTCTTCGCGCTCAAAATCCAGCGCTACATGCAACTCCATGGCATCAGCCGCACGACGCTGGGGCGTGTCGCGGAGAAGGCCTTCCGCAACGGCACGATCACGCCCCATGCGTGGCGCAGGAGCCCAGTCGATCTCGACACGATCATGAACGCGCCGATGATCAATGATCCGCTCACGAAGTATATGTTCTGCTCGCCCGCCGAGGGCGCGGTGGCGCTGATCCTCGCCAGCGAGAAGAAGATGAAGGAACTGGGCGCAGACGGGGTCAAGATCCGCGCGGTTTCGGTGAAGACCCGCCCGCCCAACTCCTTCGAGGTGTTCCAGGCCGGCATCAGCATCGAGGAAGGCGGAAAACCCACGGTCCTCGCCTCCAAGGCCGCCTTCGAGAAGGCCGGGATCGGCCCGGAGGACATCTCGGTCGCGCAGCTGCAGGACACCGAAAGCGGCGCGGAAATCATGCACATGGCCGAAAACGGCTTCTGCAAGGATGGCGAGCAGGAGGAATGGCTCGCCAATGGCTGGACCGAGATCGGGGGCGGCAAGCTGCCGGTGAACACTGACGGCGGGTGCCTCGCCTGCGGGGAGCCGATTGGCGCTTCGGGCCTCAGGCAGGTCTACGAGAACGTCACCCAGTTGCGCGGCCGCGCAGGTGAGCGGCAGGTGCCCGGCAAGGTGCGCTTCGGTTATTCCCACGTCTACGGCGCACCCGGCCTGTCGGGCGTCGCTATTCTGGAGCGCGAATGA
- a CDS encoding SDR family NAD(P)-dependent oxidoreductase, whose product MSRMQGKVALVSGGAEGIGAAVARLIVAEGGSVMLGDVQLEKAQALAAELGERAAATALDVRDLAQWEAAVAATQARFGKLTVLCNIAGISEPGTITDGTLDVWQRTIDINLNGPFYGMRTAIPAMVASGEKCAIVNIGSMIALRPASFVAAYSASKTGLRGLTQSAALDCAEKGLPIRVNMVHPGAIRTPMYERYQFSGADTPENIEANFAATHPMNRIGEPEEVARAVVFLASDDASFTTGCDFTVDGGGSIRS is encoded by the coding sequence ATGAGCAGGATGCAGGGCAAGGTCGCGCTCGTTTCGGGCGGCGCGGAGGGGATCGGGGCTGCGGTCGCGCGGTTGATCGTGGCCGAGGGCGGCAGCGTGATGCTGGGCGATGTGCAGCTGGAGAAGGCCCAGGCGCTGGCGGCTGAACTGGGCGAGCGCGCGGCGGCGACCGCGCTGGACGTGCGCGATCTTGCGCAATGGGAGGCCGCCGTCGCGGCCACGCAAGCCCGCTTCGGCAAGCTCACCGTGCTGTGCAACATCGCGGGCATTTCCGAGCCCGGCACGATCACCGACGGCACGCTCGACGTGTGGCAGCGCACCATCGACATCAACCTGAATGGCCCCTTCTACGGGATGCGCACCGCGATCCCGGCGATGGTCGCCAGCGGCGAGAAATGCGCCATCGTCAACATCGGCTCGATGATCGCGCTGCGCCCGGCAAGCTTCGTCGCAGCCTATTCCGCCTCCAAGACAGGTCTGCGCGGCCTGACGCAAAGCGCTGCGCTCGATTGCGCGGAAAAAGGCCTGCCGATCCGCGTCAACATGGTGCACCCCGGCGCGATCCGCACGCCGATGTATGAACGCTACCAGTTCTCGGGCGCCGACACGCCGGAAAACATCGAGGCGAACTTCGCCGCGACCCACCCGATGAACCGCATCGGCGAGCCCGAGGAAGTCGCCCGCGCGGTGGTGTTCCTCGCCTCTGACGACGCAAGTTTCACCACCGGCTGCGACTTTACCGTCGATGGTGGCGGCAGCATCAGGAGCTAA
- a CDS encoding ThuA domain-containing protein, translating to MGAQPATRIDAHFIAAGKYHDIDYPRLEILKLLAEHPHIRTTVAADYSGLERLDQCRFLITYTCDLMPTREQAAQLKAWMEKGGKWMALHGTNSILVFTAEGLVDAPDERPDVMEMLGTQFVAHPPIDKFPVEVVNKDHELTRGIADFEVVDELYLSKTTAPIDTLMQTTFEGEATGFTQSQWGKTTVPIVYTRDIGAGQIVYNALGHCRGHYDLPGMADFYPHKEMCAWNYDVYYDLLRRTIRWAMRDGN from the coding sequence ATGGGCGCACAACCTGCCACCCGCATCGACGCGCACTTCATCGCCGCGGGCAAGTATCACGATATTGATTACCCCCGGCTCGAGATCCTCAAGCTGCTGGCCGAGCATCCCCACATCCGCACCACCGTGGCGGCGGACTATTCGGGGCTGGAGCGGCTCGACCAGTGCCGCTTCCTCATCACCTATACCTGCGATCTTATGCCGACCCGCGAGCAAGCCGCGCAATTGAAGGCGTGGATGGAGAAGGGCGGCAAGTGGATGGCGCTCCACGGCACCAATTCCATCCTCGTCTTCACCGCCGAGGGTCTTGTCGATGCGCCCGACGAGCGGCCCGACGTGATGGAAATGCTCGGCACGCAGTTCGTCGCCCACCCGCCGATCGACAAGTTCCCGGTCGAGGTGGTCAACAAGGACCACGAATTGACCCGCGGCATCGCGGATTTCGAGGTAGTGGACGAACTCTACCTCTCCAAGACCACCGCGCCGATCGACACGCTGATGCAGACCACCTTCGAAGGCGAGGCGACCGGGTTCACGCAAAGCCAGTGGGGCAAGACCACCGTGCCTATCGTTTATACGAGGGATATTGGCGCAGGCCAGATCGTATACAATGCGCTGGGGCATTGCCGGGGGCATTACGATCTTCCGGGCATGGCCGACTTCTACCCGCACAAGGAAATGTGCGCCTGGAACTACGACGTCTATTATGACCTGCTGCGGCGGACGATCCGCTGGGCCATGCGGGACGGGAATTGA